One window from the genome of Musa acuminata AAA Group cultivar baxijiao chromosome BXJ1-4, Cavendish_Baxijiao_AAA, whole genome shotgun sequence encodes:
- the LOC103974329 gene encoding uncharacterized protein LOC103974329 isoform X2, whose translation MRSQARLTMPCEHGRTDSIFEKSADRRIRSTFRRSIDQNNYQSCSKEFGFRSSEQRKVSPFPSLLPGEFCRKNFESISSSNMENSKPPSPHVFKDPVMLNSSCISSEASSLDQSDSRNKLSNSLDSSTTSLPGCLISGNSSGSVCDNPSAVGSDFLVSAIPKVDKRVKRNSRKKGKKKGKQYKRTASRKVLTDSNVQCEENNYSASAFETSESSSLSSSAKHVLDIKLSDEATPPDLLFTDVTVEKDDSTNNVEFVDCSTTLLSCTSYSDEMDDFEPVSSPQIFARDEFRCNTTAYLDLSSTIKDAVMVPFSSDGSTREVVFKENNIFHDNFSSISMDNYNSVVDSSFDGSNSDIGENSSDDTVMRSPVKDESQPSSSEGEIFSPSKELIQHESSSHTTVNLCSVNTDISNNCYTSDAYLSNDVLDACSSNERADCSSQAGSNDDFHPVIAGKRGRRSRRIIGNGSLNGTNRYFTANNHGHTGKDNNYSIWQKVQKIERKEGASKPNNVSVLSPHGEVSSKETKTKMKLDKFVGLKQKQCGTTYRYPCPDDTFKIEASQAAPNCHKTVQPLSKSAVGNSVNSVKSKSSSAVKHANQCNISGSHTGKSDMDKALKHHVQQKECLRNSSFTAVDKDHSIGFRSPNNSFSQRCLAKPTDDCCQPEPEKEIHVHTEEATPPRNTCNGVCLMDLPAVHSEIGQTPTTMNQIGHRQIEGNSEVGPTKYRESSSLSSSAGNLIQKWVPVGRKDSVYSDTGYFEKVSITDDAITDRSYPNAAGLVGSSLNKLFSVSKDGEFSNPGASKLIKKLSSCPRSAEASDLHAEINFQTHEMKDKEFNSVATELDKIIQAVNDAYKLQTMAEVVQLVTGRPCANFEKFLFLASPVIRKTQHSRGCSSCFPEQLISNSFCCHQIPNIALKSIWQWYEEPGCFGLEVRAHDYCNSRRQHNGRSEFTAYFVPYLSAVQLFGKSRSARYCNRSGEAAITCEEDKREKYLGSFPNLSMLLPQPLKDTNACLSESSSSAAEEIFDNSIHMDHAELFFEYFESDQPPWRRPLYEKIKELVSGDKLPASRIFGDPLKLESLNLHDLHPASWYCVAWYPIYRIPDGNFHAAFLTYHSLGHFVHQSASACVPGAFTNVVSPVVGLQTYRDKGENWFQPRDMDLKVFQSEEAHFSDTSDLLKERLRTLKQTASVMARAVVHKRDQRSANRHPDYEFFVSRSW comes from the exons ATGCGCTCGCAG GCACGATTGACAATGCCCTGTGAACATGGGAGGACAGACAGTATCTTCGAAAAGTCTGCAGACAGGAGAATCCGTAGTACCTTTAGGAGATCAATAGATCAGAACAATTACCAGTCTTGTTCAAAG GAATTCGGCTTTAGGAGTTCTGAACAGAG GAAAGTGTCACCTTTTCCTTCACTCTTGCCAGGCGAATTTTGTAGAAAGAATTTTGAATCTATATCTTCCTCTAATATGGAAAATTCCAAGCCACCATCTCCACATGTGTTCAAGGATCCTGTGATGTTAAATTCATCTTGCATTTCCAGTGAGGCAAGTAGTTTGGACCAGTCTGACAGCAGGAACAAATTATCCAATTCTCTAGACAGTTCAACTACTTCTCTTCCTGGCTGCTTAATATCAGGTAATTCTTCTGGTTCAGTTTGTGATAACCCAAGTGCAGTTGGGTCAGATTTTTTGGTCAGTGCTATTCCAAAGGTGGACAAGAGAGTTAAAAGAAATTCacgaaagaaaggaaaaaaaaaaggaaagcagtATAAACGAACTGCATCCAGAAAGGTTTTGACTGACTCAAATGTTCAATGTGAGGAAAACAACTATAGCGCATCTGCTTTTGAAACATCTGAAAGCAGTAGTCTATCTTCTTCAGCCAAACATGTTTTAGATATTAAATTGTCAGATGAGGCAACACCCCCTGATTTGTTGTTTACTGATGTCACTGTAGAGAAGGATGATAGCACAAATAATGTTGAATTCGTTGACTGTTCAACAACCTTATTGTCATGTACATCTTACAGCGATGAGATGGATGATTTTGAACCAGTTTCTTCACCTCAGATATTTGCTCGTGATGAATTCAGATGCAACACTACAGCTTATCTGGATTTATCAAGCACAATTAAAGATGCAGTAATGGTTCCATTTTCATCTGATGGGAGCACTAGAGAAGTAGTTTTTAAAGAAAACAACATTTTTCATGATAATTTCTCAAGCATCTCTATGGATAATTATAATTCCGTGGTTGATTCATCTTTTGATGGTTCTAACAGTGATATTGGCGAGAACTCTAGTGATGACACTGTGATGCGGTCACCTGTCAAGGATGAAAGTCAACCGAGTTCTTCAGAAGGTGAAATATTTTCACCTTCTAAAGAGCTTATACAACATGAATCCTCATCTCACACAACTGTAAATTTATGCAGTGTGAATACTGACATATCAAATAACTGTTACACCAGTGATGCCTATTTGTCAAATGATGTCCTTGATGCTTGCAGCAGTAATGAAAGAGCTGATTGCAGCAGTCAGGCTGGCAGCAACGATGACTTCCATCCTGTTATAGCTGGAAAGCGAGGTAGAAGGTCTAGAAGAATTATTGGCAATGGTAGTTTAAATGGAACAAACAGATATTTTACTGCAAACAATCATGGTCACACAGGTAAAGATAATAATTACTCCATATGGCAGAAGGTCCAGAAGATTGAAAGGAAGGAAGGTGCTTCTAAACCTAATAATGTCAGTGTTTTGTCTCCTCATGGTGAGGTTTCATCCAAGGAAACCAAGACAAAAATGAAACTTGATAAATTTGTTGGGCTAAAGCAAAAACAGTGTGGAACAACCTACAGATACCCTTGTCCAGATGATACATTTAAGATAGAGGCAAGCCAAGCAGCACCCAATTGTCATAAGACAGTTCAACCTCTATCTAAATCCGCAGTTGGAAACTCAGTAAATAGTGTGAAAAGCAAATCTAGTTCAGCTGTGAAACATGCAAATCAATGTAATATTAGTGGATCTCATACTGGTAAGAGTGACATGGACAAAGCGTTGAAGCATCATGTTCAGCAAAAAGAATGTTTGCGGAATTCATCATTCACAGCTGTTGATAAAGACCACAGCATAGGATTTAGATCACCTAACAATAGCTTTTCCCAAAGATGTTTGGCTAAGCCAACTGATGACTGTTGTCAACCAGAACCAGAGAAGGAAATACATGTGCATACTGAGGAGGCAACGCCACCAAGAAACACATGCAATGGAGTTTGTCTTATGGATTTGCCAGCTGTTCATAGTGAAATTGGCCAAACTCCAACAACAATGAATCAGATTGGTCACAGGCAGATTGAAGGTAATTCCGAAGTTGGTCCTACAAAGTACCGAGAATCTAGCAGCCTGTCAAGCAGTGCTGGGAATCTGATACAGAAGTGGGTCCCAGTGGGGAGAAAAGATTCCGTATATTCAGATACGGGCTATTTTGAAAAGGTTTCTATCACGGATGATGCAATTACTGATCGATCATATCCAAATGCTGCTGGACTGGTGGGTTCAAGTTTGAATAAATTATTTTCTGTTTCCAAGGATGGAGAATTCTCAAATCCTGGAGCTAGTAAATTGATCAAAAAGTTGAGCAGCTGCCCTCGTTCAGCTGAAGCTTCTGATCTACATGCTGAGATCAATTTCCAAACTCATGAAATGAAAGACAAGGAATTTAACAGTGTTGCAACTGAATTAGACAAGATAATACAAGCTGTTAATGATGCCTACAAATTGCAGACCATGGCAGAAGTTGTTCAATTGGTAACTGGTCGTCCATGTGCTAACTTCGAGAAATTTCTTTTTCTTGCCTCCCCAGTCATTAGAAAAACACAACATAGCAGAGGCTGCAGCAGTTGTTTTCCAGAACAACTAATAAGTAACTCTTTTTGCTGCCATCAGATTCCTAACATTGCCTTGAAGAGCATTTGGCAGTGGTATGAAGAGCCTGGCTGCTTTGGGTTGGAAGTGAGGGCACACGATTATTGCAATTCTAGAAGGCAACATAATGGTCGTTCTGAGTTTACTGCATATTTTGTACCTTATCTTTCTGCTGTTCAATTATTTGGAAAATCCAGGAGTGCCAGATATTGCAATAGGAGTGGAGAGGCAGCCATAACTTGTGAGGAAGATAAGAGAGAAAAATATTTGGGCTCTTTCCCAAACTTATCGATGTTATTGCCCCAACCTCTTAAGGACACAAATGCTTGCTTATCAGAATCATCTTCTTCTGCTGCAGAGGAGATTTTTGATAACAGCATTCACATGGATCATGCGGAGCttttttttgaatattttgaatCTGACCAGCCTCCTTGGCGACGTCCATTGTATGAGAA GATCAAGGAACTGGTATCTGGAGATAAATTACCTGCTAGCCGCATATTTGGAGATCCCTTGAAGCTGGAATCTCTTAACCTGCATGACCTTCATCCTGCTTCTTG GTACTGTGTGGCATGGTATCCTATATACCGTATACCTGATGGAAATTTTCATGCTGCTTTTTTGACATATCACTCTCTGGGTCATTTTGTTCATCAAAGTGCCTCGGCATGTGTTCCAGGTGCTTTCACAAATGTAGTTTCTCCAGTTGTAGGTCTGCAGACGTACAGGGATAAG GGGGAGAATTGGTTTCAGCCAAGGGATATGGATCTGAAGGTTTTCCAGTCTGAAGAAGCACATTTTTCCGACACCTCCGACTTATTGAAGGAGAGGCTGAGGACACTCAAGCAAACTGCATCTGTGATGGCAAGGGCAGTAGTTCATAAGCGCGATCAAAGATCTGCGAACAGGCATCCAGACTATGAGTTCTTTGTGTCACGgagctggtag
- the LOC103974329 gene encoding uncharacterized protein LOC103974329 isoform X1: protein MRSQARLTMPCEHGRTDSIFEKSADRRIRSTFRRSIDQNNYQSCSKEFGFRSSEQRLPLLTIIFLDTHASRKVSPFPSLLPGEFCRKNFESISSSNMENSKPPSPHVFKDPVMLNSSCISSEASSLDQSDSRNKLSNSLDSSTTSLPGCLISGNSSGSVCDNPSAVGSDFLVSAIPKVDKRVKRNSRKKGKKKGKQYKRTASRKVLTDSNVQCEENNYSASAFETSESSSLSSSAKHVLDIKLSDEATPPDLLFTDVTVEKDDSTNNVEFVDCSTTLLSCTSYSDEMDDFEPVSSPQIFARDEFRCNTTAYLDLSSTIKDAVMVPFSSDGSTREVVFKENNIFHDNFSSISMDNYNSVVDSSFDGSNSDIGENSSDDTVMRSPVKDESQPSSSEGEIFSPSKELIQHESSSHTTVNLCSVNTDISNNCYTSDAYLSNDVLDACSSNERADCSSQAGSNDDFHPVIAGKRGRRSRRIIGNGSLNGTNRYFTANNHGHTGKDNNYSIWQKVQKIERKEGASKPNNVSVLSPHGEVSSKETKTKMKLDKFVGLKQKQCGTTYRYPCPDDTFKIEASQAAPNCHKTVQPLSKSAVGNSVNSVKSKSSSAVKHANQCNISGSHTGKSDMDKALKHHVQQKECLRNSSFTAVDKDHSIGFRSPNNSFSQRCLAKPTDDCCQPEPEKEIHVHTEEATPPRNTCNGVCLMDLPAVHSEIGQTPTTMNQIGHRQIEGNSEVGPTKYRESSSLSSSAGNLIQKWVPVGRKDSVYSDTGYFEKVSITDDAITDRSYPNAAGLVGSSLNKLFSVSKDGEFSNPGASKLIKKLSSCPRSAEASDLHAEINFQTHEMKDKEFNSVATELDKIIQAVNDAYKLQTMAEVVQLVTGRPCANFEKFLFLASPVIRKTQHSRGCSSCFPEQLISNSFCCHQIPNIALKSIWQWYEEPGCFGLEVRAHDYCNSRRQHNGRSEFTAYFVPYLSAVQLFGKSRSARYCNRSGEAAITCEEDKREKYLGSFPNLSMLLPQPLKDTNACLSESSSSAAEEIFDNSIHMDHAELFFEYFESDQPPWRRPLYEKIKELVSGDKLPASRIFGDPLKLESLNLHDLHPASWYCVAWYPIYRIPDGNFHAAFLTYHSLGHFVHQSASACVPGAFTNVVSPVVGLQTYRDKGENWFQPRDMDLKVFQSEEAHFSDTSDLLKERLRTLKQTASVMARAVVHKRDQRSANRHPDYEFFVSRSW from the exons ATGCGCTCGCAG GCACGATTGACAATGCCCTGTGAACATGGGAGGACAGACAGTATCTTCGAAAAGTCTGCAGACAGGAGAATCCGTAGTACCTTTAGGAGATCAATAGATCAGAACAATTACCAGTCTTGTTCAAAG GAATTCGGCTTTAGGAGTTCTGAACAGAG GTTGCCTTTATTGACAATCATTTTCCTTGACACTCATGCATCCAGGAAAGTGTCACCTTTTCCTTCACTCTTGCCAGGCGAATTTTGTAGAAAGAATTTTGAATCTATATCTTCCTCTAATATGGAAAATTCCAAGCCACCATCTCCACATGTGTTCAAGGATCCTGTGATGTTAAATTCATCTTGCATTTCCAGTGAGGCAAGTAGTTTGGACCAGTCTGACAGCAGGAACAAATTATCCAATTCTCTAGACAGTTCAACTACTTCTCTTCCTGGCTGCTTAATATCAGGTAATTCTTCTGGTTCAGTTTGTGATAACCCAAGTGCAGTTGGGTCAGATTTTTTGGTCAGTGCTATTCCAAAGGTGGACAAGAGAGTTAAAAGAAATTCacgaaagaaaggaaaaaaaaaaggaaagcagtATAAACGAACTGCATCCAGAAAGGTTTTGACTGACTCAAATGTTCAATGTGAGGAAAACAACTATAGCGCATCTGCTTTTGAAACATCTGAAAGCAGTAGTCTATCTTCTTCAGCCAAACATGTTTTAGATATTAAATTGTCAGATGAGGCAACACCCCCTGATTTGTTGTTTACTGATGTCACTGTAGAGAAGGATGATAGCACAAATAATGTTGAATTCGTTGACTGTTCAACAACCTTATTGTCATGTACATCTTACAGCGATGAGATGGATGATTTTGAACCAGTTTCTTCACCTCAGATATTTGCTCGTGATGAATTCAGATGCAACACTACAGCTTATCTGGATTTATCAAGCACAATTAAAGATGCAGTAATGGTTCCATTTTCATCTGATGGGAGCACTAGAGAAGTAGTTTTTAAAGAAAACAACATTTTTCATGATAATTTCTCAAGCATCTCTATGGATAATTATAATTCCGTGGTTGATTCATCTTTTGATGGTTCTAACAGTGATATTGGCGAGAACTCTAGTGATGACACTGTGATGCGGTCACCTGTCAAGGATGAAAGTCAACCGAGTTCTTCAGAAGGTGAAATATTTTCACCTTCTAAAGAGCTTATACAACATGAATCCTCATCTCACACAACTGTAAATTTATGCAGTGTGAATACTGACATATCAAATAACTGTTACACCAGTGATGCCTATTTGTCAAATGATGTCCTTGATGCTTGCAGCAGTAATGAAAGAGCTGATTGCAGCAGTCAGGCTGGCAGCAACGATGACTTCCATCCTGTTATAGCTGGAAAGCGAGGTAGAAGGTCTAGAAGAATTATTGGCAATGGTAGTTTAAATGGAACAAACAGATATTTTACTGCAAACAATCATGGTCACACAGGTAAAGATAATAATTACTCCATATGGCAGAAGGTCCAGAAGATTGAAAGGAAGGAAGGTGCTTCTAAACCTAATAATGTCAGTGTTTTGTCTCCTCATGGTGAGGTTTCATCCAAGGAAACCAAGACAAAAATGAAACTTGATAAATTTGTTGGGCTAAAGCAAAAACAGTGTGGAACAACCTACAGATACCCTTGTCCAGATGATACATTTAAGATAGAGGCAAGCCAAGCAGCACCCAATTGTCATAAGACAGTTCAACCTCTATCTAAATCCGCAGTTGGAAACTCAGTAAATAGTGTGAAAAGCAAATCTAGTTCAGCTGTGAAACATGCAAATCAATGTAATATTAGTGGATCTCATACTGGTAAGAGTGACATGGACAAAGCGTTGAAGCATCATGTTCAGCAAAAAGAATGTTTGCGGAATTCATCATTCACAGCTGTTGATAAAGACCACAGCATAGGATTTAGATCACCTAACAATAGCTTTTCCCAAAGATGTTTGGCTAAGCCAACTGATGACTGTTGTCAACCAGAACCAGAGAAGGAAATACATGTGCATACTGAGGAGGCAACGCCACCAAGAAACACATGCAATGGAGTTTGTCTTATGGATTTGCCAGCTGTTCATAGTGAAATTGGCCAAACTCCAACAACAATGAATCAGATTGGTCACAGGCAGATTGAAGGTAATTCCGAAGTTGGTCCTACAAAGTACCGAGAATCTAGCAGCCTGTCAAGCAGTGCTGGGAATCTGATACAGAAGTGGGTCCCAGTGGGGAGAAAAGATTCCGTATATTCAGATACGGGCTATTTTGAAAAGGTTTCTATCACGGATGATGCAATTACTGATCGATCATATCCAAATGCTGCTGGACTGGTGGGTTCAAGTTTGAATAAATTATTTTCTGTTTCCAAGGATGGAGAATTCTCAAATCCTGGAGCTAGTAAATTGATCAAAAAGTTGAGCAGCTGCCCTCGTTCAGCTGAAGCTTCTGATCTACATGCTGAGATCAATTTCCAAACTCATGAAATGAAAGACAAGGAATTTAACAGTGTTGCAACTGAATTAGACAAGATAATACAAGCTGTTAATGATGCCTACAAATTGCAGACCATGGCAGAAGTTGTTCAATTGGTAACTGGTCGTCCATGTGCTAACTTCGAGAAATTTCTTTTTCTTGCCTCCCCAGTCATTAGAAAAACACAACATAGCAGAGGCTGCAGCAGTTGTTTTCCAGAACAACTAATAAGTAACTCTTTTTGCTGCCATCAGATTCCTAACATTGCCTTGAAGAGCATTTGGCAGTGGTATGAAGAGCCTGGCTGCTTTGGGTTGGAAGTGAGGGCACACGATTATTGCAATTCTAGAAGGCAACATAATGGTCGTTCTGAGTTTACTGCATATTTTGTACCTTATCTTTCTGCTGTTCAATTATTTGGAAAATCCAGGAGTGCCAGATATTGCAATAGGAGTGGAGAGGCAGCCATAACTTGTGAGGAAGATAAGAGAGAAAAATATTTGGGCTCTTTCCCAAACTTATCGATGTTATTGCCCCAACCTCTTAAGGACACAAATGCTTGCTTATCAGAATCATCTTCTTCTGCTGCAGAGGAGATTTTTGATAACAGCATTCACATGGATCATGCGGAGCttttttttgaatattttgaatCTGACCAGCCTCCTTGGCGACGTCCATTGTATGAGAA GATCAAGGAACTGGTATCTGGAGATAAATTACCTGCTAGCCGCATATTTGGAGATCCCTTGAAGCTGGAATCTCTTAACCTGCATGACCTTCATCCTGCTTCTTG GTACTGTGTGGCATGGTATCCTATATACCGTATACCTGATGGAAATTTTCATGCTGCTTTTTTGACATATCACTCTCTGGGTCATTTTGTTCATCAAAGTGCCTCGGCATGTGTTCCAGGTGCTTTCACAAATGTAGTTTCTCCAGTTGTAGGTCTGCAGACGTACAGGGATAAG GGGGAGAATTGGTTTCAGCCAAGGGATATGGATCTGAAGGTTTTCCAGTCTGAAGAAGCACATTTTTCCGACACCTCCGACTTATTGAAGGAGAGGCTGAGGACACTCAAGCAAACTGCATCTGTGATGGCAAGGGCAGTAGTTCATAAGCGCGATCAAAGATCTGCGAACAGGCATCCAGACTATGAGTTCTTTGTGTCACGgagctggtag
- the LOC103974329 gene encoding uncharacterized protein LOC103974329 isoform X3, translated as MPCEHGRTDSIFEKSADRRIRSTFRRSIDQNNYQSCSKEFGFRSSEQRLPLLTIIFLDTHASRKVSPFPSLLPGEFCRKNFESISSSNMENSKPPSPHVFKDPVMLNSSCISSEASSLDQSDSRNKLSNSLDSSTTSLPGCLISGNSSGSVCDNPSAVGSDFLVSAIPKVDKRVKRNSRKKGKKKGKQYKRTASRKVLTDSNVQCEENNYSASAFETSESSSLSSSAKHVLDIKLSDEATPPDLLFTDVTVEKDDSTNNVEFVDCSTTLLSCTSYSDEMDDFEPVSSPQIFARDEFRCNTTAYLDLSSTIKDAVMVPFSSDGSTREVVFKENNIFHDNFSSISMDNYNSVVDSSFDGSNSDIGENSSDDTVMRSPVKDESQPSSSEGEIFSPSKELIQHESSSHTTVNLCSVNTDISNNCYTSDAYLSNDVLDACSSNERADCSSQAGSNDDFHPVIAGKRGRRSRRIIGNGSLNGTNRYFTANNHGHTGKDNNYSIWQKVQKIERKEGASKPNNVSVLSPHGEVSSKETKTKMKLDKFVGLKQKQCGTTYRYPCPDDTFKIEASQAAPNCHKTVQPLSKSAVGNSVNSVKSKSSSAVKHANQCNISGSHTGKSDMDKALKHHVQQKECLRNSSFTAVDKDHSIGFRSPNNSFSQRCLAKPTDDCCQPEPEKEIHVHTEEATPPRNTCNGVCLMDLPAVHSEIGQTPTTMNQIGHRQIEGNSEVGPTKYRESSSLSSSAGNLIQKWVPVGRKDSVYSDTGYFEKVSITDDAITDRSYPNAAGLVGSSLNKLFSVSKDGEFSNPGASKLIKKLSSCPRSAEASDLHAEINFQTHEMKDKEFNSVATELDKIIQAVNDAYKLQTMAEVVQLVTGRPCANFEKFLFLASPVIRKTQHSRGCSSCFPEQLISNSFCCHQIPNIALKSIWQWYEEPGCFGLEVRAHDYCNSRRQHNGRSEFTAYFVPYLSAVQLFGKSRSARYCNRSGEAAITCEEDKREKYLGSFPNLSMLLPQPLKDTNACLSESSSSAAEEIFDNSIHMDHAELFFEYFESDQPPWRRPLYEKIKELVSGDKLPASRIFGDPLKLESLNLHDLHPASWYCVAWYPIYRIPDGNFHAAFLTYHSLGHFVHQSASACVPGAFTNVVSPVVGLQTYRDKGENWFQPRDMDLKVFQSEEAHFSDTSDLLKERLRTLKQTASVMARAVVHKRDQRSANRHPDYEFFVSRSW; from the exons ATGCCCTGTGAACATGGGAGGACAGACAGTATCTTCGAAAAGTCTGCAGACAGGAGAATCCGTAGTACCTTTAGGAGATCAATAGATCAGAACAATTACCAGTCTTGTTCAAAG GAATTCGGCTTTAGGAGTTCTGAACAGAG GTTGCCTTTATTGACAATCATTTTCCTTGACACTCATGCATCCAGGAAAGTGTCACCTTTTCCTTCACTCTTGCCAGGCGAATTTTGTAGAAAGAATTTTGAATCTATATCTTCCTCTAATATGGAAAATTCCAAGCCACCATCTCCACATGTGTTCAAGGATCCTGTGATGTTAAATTCATCTTGCATTTCCAGTGAGGCAAGTAGTTTGGACCAGTCTGACAGCAGGAACAAATTATCCAATTCTCTAGACAGTTCAACTACTTCTCTTCCTGGCTGCTTAATATCAGGTAATTCTTCTGGTTCAGTTTGTGATAACCCAAGTGCAGTTGGGTCAGATTTTTTGGTCAGTGCTATTCCAAAGGTGGACAAGAGAGTTAAAAGAAATTCacgaaagaaaggaaaaaaaaaaggaaagcagtATAAACGAACTGCATCCAGAAAGGTTTTGACTGACTCAAATGTTCAATGTGAGGAAAACAACTATAGCGCATCTGCTTTTGAAACATCTGAAAGCAGTAGTCTATCTTCTTCAGCCAAACATGTTTTAGATATTAAATTGTCAGATGAGGCAACACCCCCTGATTTGTTGTTTACTGATGTCACTGTAGAGAAGGATGATAGCACAAATAATGTTGAATTCGTTGACTGTTCAACAACCTTATTGTCATGTACATCTTACAGCGATGAGATGGATGATTTTGAACCAGTTTCTTCACCTCAGATATTTGCTCGTGATGAATTCAGATGCAACACTACAGCTTATCTGGATTTATCAAGCACAATTAAAGATGCAGTAATGGTTCCATTTTCATCTGATGGGAGCACTAGAGAAGTAGTTTTTAAAGAAAACAACATTTTTCATGATAATTTCTCAAGCATCTCTATGGATAATTATAATTCCGTGGTTGATTCATCTTTTGATGGTTCTAACAGTGATATTGGCGAGAACTCTAGTGATGACACTGTGATGCGGTCACCTGTCAAGGATGAAAGTCAACCGAGTTCTTCAGAAGGTGAAATATTTTCACCTTCTAAAGAGCTTATACAACATGAATCCTCATCTCACACAACTGTAAATTTATGCAGTGTGAATACTGACATATCAAATAACTGTTACACCAGTGATGCCTATTTGTCAAATGATGTCCTTGATGCTTGCAGCAGTAATGAAAGAGCTGATTGCAGCAGTCAGGCTGGCAGCAACGATGACTTCCATCCTGTTATAGCTGGAAAGCGAGGTAGAAGGTCTAGAAGAATTATTGGCAATGGTAGTTTAAATGGAACAAACAGATATTTTACTGCAAACAATCATGGTCACACAGGTAAAGATAATAATTACTCCATATGGCAGAAGGTCCAGAAGATTGAAAGGAAGGAAGGTGCTTCTAAACCTAATAATGTCAGTGTTTTGTCTCCTCATGGTGAGGTTTCATCCAAGGAAACCAAGACAAAAATGAAACTTGATAAATTTGTTGGGCTAAAGCAAAAACAGTGTGGAACAACCTACAGATACCCTTGTCCAGATGATACATTTAAGATAGAGGCAAGCCAAGCAGCACCCAATTGTCATAAGACAGTTCAACCTCTATCTAAATCCGCAGTTGGAAACTCAGTAAATAGTGTGAAAAGCAAATCTAGTTCAGCTGTGAAACATGCAAATCAATGTAATATTAGTGGATCTCATACTGGTAAGAGTGACATGGACAAAGCGTTGAAGCATCATGTTCAGCAAAAAGAATGTTTGCGGAATTCATCATTCACAGCTGTTGATAAAGACCACAGCATAGGATTTAGATCACCTAACAATAGCTTTTCCCAAAGATGTTTGGCTAAGCCAACTGATGACTGTTGTCAACCAGAACCAGAGAAGGAAATACATGTGCATACTGAGGAGGCAACGCCACCAAGAAACACATGCAATGGAGTTTGTCTTATGGATTTGCCAGCTGTTCATAGTGAAATTGGCCAAACTCCAACAACAATGAATCAGATTGGTCACAGGCAGATTGAAGGTAATTCCGAAGTTGGTCCTACAAAGTACCGAGAATCTAGCAGCCTGTCAAGCAGTGCTGGGAATCTGATACAGAAGTGGGTCCCAGTGGGGAGAAAAGATTCCGTATATTCAGATACGGGCTATTTTGAAAAGGTTTCTATCACGGATGATGCAATTACTGATCGATCATATCCAAATGCTGCTGGACTGGTGGGTTCAAGTTTGAATAAATTATTTTCTGTTTCCAAGGATGGAGAATTCTCAAATCCTGGAGCTAGTAAATTGATCAAAAAGTTGAGCAGCTGCCCTCGTTCAGCTGAAGCTTCTGATCTACATGCTGAGATCAATTTCCAAACTCATGAAATGAAAGACAAGGAATTTAACAGTGTTGCAACTGAATTAGACAAGATAATACAAGCTGTTAATGATGCCTACAAATTGCAGACCATGGCAGAAGTTGTTCAATTGGTAACTGGTCGTCCATGTGCTAACTTCGAGAAATTTCTTTTTCTTGCCTCCCCAGTCATTAGAAAAACACAACATAGCAGAGGCTGCAGCAGTTGTTTTCCAGAACAACTAATAAGTAACTCTTTTTGCTGCCATCAGATTCCTAACATTGCCTTGAAGAGCATTTGGCAGTGGTATGAAGAGCCTGGCTGCTTTGGGTTGGAAGTGAGGGCACACGATTATTGCAATTCTAGAAGGCAACATAATGGTCGTTCTGAGTTTACTGCATATTTTGTACCTTATCTTTCTGCTGTTCAATTATTTGGAAAATCCAGGAGTGCCAGATATTGCAATAGGAGTGGAGAGGCAGCCATAACTTGTGAGGAAGATAAGAGAGAAAAATATTTGGGCTCTTTCCCAAACTTATCGATGTTATTGCCCCAACCTCTTAAGGACACAAATGCTTGCTTATCAGAATCATCTTCTTCTGCTGCAGAGGAGATTTTTGATAACAGCATTCACATGGATCATGCGGAGCttttttttgaatattttgaatCTGACCAGCCTCCTTGGCGACGTCCATTGTATGAGAA GATCAAGGAACTGGTATCTGGAGATAAATTACCTGCTAGCCGCATATTTGGAGATCCCTTGAAGCTGGAATCTCTTAACCTGCATGACCTTCATCCTGCTTCTTG GTACTGTGTGGCATGGTATCCTATATACCGTATACCTGATGGAAATTTTCATGCTGCTTTTTTGACATATCACTCTCTGGGTCATTTTGTTCATCAAAGTGCCTCGGCATGTGTTCCAGGTGCTTTCACAAATGTAGTTTCTCCAGTTGTAGGTCTGCAGACGTACAGGGATAAG GGGGAGAATTGGTTTCAGCCAAGGGATATGGATCTGAAGGTTTTCCAGTCTGAAGAAGCACATTTTTCCGACACCTCCGACTTATTGAAGGAGAGGCTGAGGACACTCAAGCAAACTGCATCTGTGATGGCAAGGGCAGTAGTTCATAAGCGCGATCAAAGATCTGCGAACAGGCATCCAGACTATGAGTTCTTTGTGTCACGgagctggtag